Proteins from one Synechococcales cyanobacterium CNB genomic window:
- a CDS encoding site-specific DNA-methyltransferase gives MLTSSVPARPRNRGGFALSPQPPVETAAQLGFATPVIHDRFSEDTEVVIAQGDCAETLRTLPSGFCQLVITSPPYNIGKEYERATELDRYLEALSPVVDELIRVLSPRGSLVWQVGNYVENSEIFPLDIFYYPFFKKHGLKLRNRIVWHFAHGLHASKRFSGRYEVLLWFTKGDQYTFNLDDVRVPSKYPGKRHFKGEKYGQPSGNPLGKNPSDIWTIMAHEWETGLWDIPNVKANHPEKTNHPCQFPIELVERCVLALTSPGDWVLDPFSGVGSAMLAALRRNRRAIGCELDPQYNSIARRRIEQFFAGELPYRPLGKPVHQPSGREKVSQIPAEWRQDVDQ, from the coding sequence ATGCTAACGTCATCCGTACCGGCTCGCCCCCGAAACCGTGGAGGATTCGCCTTGTCGCCACAACCTCCGGTTGAGACCGCTGCACAACTGGGCTTCGCAACCCCCGTCATCCATGACCGGTTCTCGGAGGATACCGAGGTCGTCATCGCACAGGGCGACTGCGCTGAGACCTTGCGGACCCTCCCTTCGGGGTTCTGCCAACTCGTCATCACTTCCCCGCCGTACAACATCGGCAAGGAGTACGAGCGGGCCACTGAACTTGACAGGTATCTCGAAGCGCTGTCGCCCGTTGTGGACGAGCTGATCCGAGTCCTGTCGCCGCGTGGTTCGCTCGTTTGGCAGGTCGGCAACTACGTCGAGAACTCCGAGATTTTCCCGCTCGACATTTTCTACTACCCGTTCTTCAAGAAGCACGGGCTCAAGCTGCGCAACCGCATCGTGTGGCATTTCGCACACGGACTGCACGCAAGCAAGCGGTTCTCCGGACGCTACGAAGTGCTGCTGTGGTTCACGAAGGGAGATCAGTACACGTTCAACCTTGATGACGTGCGTGTTCCCTCGAAGTACCCGGGCAAGCGGCACTTCAAGGGCGAGAAGTACGGCCAGCCTTCGGGCAATCCGCTCGGCAAGAACCCCTCCGACATCTGGACCATCATGGCTCATGAGTGGGAGACCGGCCTCTGGGACATCCCGAACGTGAAGGCCAATCACCCGGAGAAGACGAACCATCCGTGCCAGTTCCCGATTGAGCTCGTCGAACGGTGCGTACTCGCGCTCACCTCGCCGGGAGACTGGGTGCTCGACCCGTTCTCCGGCGTCGGTTCCGCCATGCTCGCCGCATTGCGCCGGAATCGCCGCGCGATCGGTTGTGAGCTTGACCCGCAGTACAACTCCATCGCGAGACGACGGATCGAGCAGTTCTTCGCGGGCGAACTGCCGTACCGTCCGCTCGGCAAGCCTGTCCACCAGCCCTCGGGTCGGGAGAAGGTGTCACAGATTCCCGCCGAGTGGCGGCAGGACGTGGACCAGTGA
- the rbfA gene encoding 30S ribosome-binding factor RbfA yields MGRGRWGRRAGGSGCAGRGDEAVLRRSVGARDGPAPARLGAGSGTDPEERDIDTEGGAAVNRRAERVASAVQAAVQTVLARGLSDPRVRGLITVTGVTVTDDLRQAFVRVSIMPAEHEELTMHGLRAASAHVRHAIGDALDMRRTPEIEFRLDRATKRQAAVLEALEKARRVTPPVEAERGGAPNAEEGGA; encoded by the coding sequence ATCGGTCGAGGGCGATGGGGAAGACGGGCAGGAGGATCGGGATGCGCTGGCCGTGGAGATGAGGCGGTATTACGAAGATCAGTCGGGGCCAGGGATGGCCCCGCCCCAGCAAGGCTCGGGGCAGGGAGCGGAACCGACCCTGAAGAGCGAGACATTGACACGGAAGGAGGCGCGGCCGTGAACCGGCGGGCCGAGCGGGTGGCGTCGGCGGTGCAGGCCGCGGTGCAGACCGTGCTGGCTCGGGGGTTGTCCGATCCTCGCGTTCGCGGGCTGATCACGGTGACGGGGGTGACGGTGACGGACGACCTGCGGCAGGCGTTCGTGCGGGTGTCGATCATGCCCGCGGAGCACGAGGAGTTGACGATGCACGGTCTGCGTGCTGCGTCGGCGCACGTGCGCCATGCGATCGGCGATGCGCTGGACATGCGGCGCACGCCGGAGATCGAGTTCCGGCTCGACCGTGCGACGAAGCGCCAGGCGGCGGTGCTGGAGGCGTTGGAGAAGGCGCGGCGGGTGACGCCTCCCGTCGAGGCCGAACGCGGAGGCGCACCGAATGCCGAGGAGGGGGGGGCGTGA
- a CDS encoding YebC/PmpR family DNA-binding transcriptional regulator, with product MAGHSKWANIKHRKEKQDRRRGKVWSKCSRAIIAAARAGGGDPATNLALRYAIDEAKYANMPKDTIQRAVEKGAGGGGGENYETVTYEGYGPGGVAVLVDALTDNRARTAPDLRLIFSKHGGNLGSTGSVAFQFETRGRVVVDAALADEERIMQIALDAGADDVQPPEPDDDGPGFWTLLVEPAGLLRLKEALEKAGIEPAEAEIARIAQQTTEVRGEDAKRLLALIDALEDNDDVQKVYTNAEVVE from the coding sequence GTGGCCGGACACAGCAAGTGGGCCAACATCAAGCACCGCAAGGAGAAGCAGGACCGCAGGCGCGGCAAGGTGTGGTCCAAGTGCTCGCGGGCGATCATCGCGGCTGCCCGCGCGGGGGGGGGTGACCCGGCGACGAACCTCGCGCTGCGCTACGCCATCGACGAGGCCAAGTACGCCAACATGCCCAAGGACACCATCCAGCGGGCGGTCGAGAAGGGCGCGGGCGGCGGCGGCGGCGAGAACTACGAGACCGTCACCTACGAGGGCTACGGGCCGGGCGGGGTCGCGGTGCTGGTCGATGCCCTGACCGACAACCGCGCCCGCACCGCGCCCGACCTGCGGCTGATCTTCTCGAAGCACGGCGGCAACCTGGGGAGCACGGGTTCGGTCGCGTTCCAGTTCGAGACGCGGGGGCGCGTGGTGGTCGATGCCGCGCTCGCGGACGAGGAGCGGATCATGCAGATCGCGCTCGACGCCGGGGCGGACGACGTGCAGCCGCCGGAGCCGGACGACGACGGGCCGGGGTTCTGGACGCTGCTGGTCGAGCCCGCCGGGCTGCTGCGGCTGAAGGAGGCGCTGGAGAAGGCGGGCATCGAGCCGGCCGAGGCGGAGATCGCCCGCATCGCGCAGCAGACGACCGAGGTCCGAGGCGAGGACGCCAAGCGCCTGCTGGCGCTGATCGACGCCCTCGAGGACAACGACGACGTGCAGAAGGTGTACACGAACGCGGAGGTGGTGGAGTAG
- a CDS encoding DUF503 domain-containing protein codes for MVIGVLQFELVIPESGSLKDKRRVVRSLRDRLHREHMVSVAEVAAQDSVNIAVMAAAVVATDGRRAGEVLDHVAEKLRSLRDAELGSVRRDILQGEDGSVEGDGEDGQEDRDALAVEMRRYYEDQSGPGMAPPQQGSGQGAEPTLKSETLTRKEARP; via the coding sequence ATGGTGATCGGCGTGCTCCAGTTCGAGTTGGTGATCCCGGAGAGCGGGTCGCTCAAGGACAAGCGTCGCGTGGTGCGCTCGCTGCGGGACCGGCTGCACCGCGAGCACATGGTCTCGGTCGCCGAGGTGGCTGCGCAGGACTCGGTGAACATCGCGGTCATGGCGGCGGCGGTGGTCGCCACCGACGGGCGGCGCGCGGGGGAAGTGCTCGACCACGTCGCCGAGAAGCTCCGCTCGCTGCGGGACGCGGAACTGGGGAGCGTGCGGCGCGACATCCTGCAAGGGGAAGACGGATCGGTCGAGGGCGATGGGGAAGACGGGCAGGAGGATCGGGATGCGCTGGCCGTGGAGATGAGGCGGTATTACGAAGATCAGTCGGGGCCAGGGATGGCCCCGCCCCAGCAAGGCTCGGGGCAGGGAGCGGAACCGACCCTGAAGAGCGAGACATTGACACGGAAGGAGGCGCGGCCGTGA
- a CDS encoding tetratricopeptide repeat protein — translation MRWAGWSGRSARRNLKRRTCCSRHGGSARRRRLERRRARRRSERERHGVDRERTDGAMTMRPRHPGSHATRPAAAVIAALLLGAAGFAPGCASRGGPGATRSETDRQPASKGAEERLRWLAAAQERQPNRRAASLGPPPGIDPLVLQPIERESESWRRAMLSHEDAVREAASSARPVESVEPSARRDDSTDALRLYASGRQRLLDGDAVGAVRDLERATILDPGSAEVWRALGAAQGAAGQTSGAMASMRRAVALGLVDAQAFAALGRHALRLGDDADAVAMLSRALASNPNESDPALRTVVLIDLADALHEQGYLSASAEAVRRAIEQPERISGSTAYRAELGAIVRRAGELWRRVGDDACRLGDFDRALSAYRRAAASPALDPGAVAPRRVYASLRLGRSAEAALAILEEFRHETGRTDPRLVGLVRHVASGGEAEARLLAEAIGEQLRALGVDAPASLAARLVRAKAAALPPAEARRALREHLSVRPTDADALDDLLRLASGLRAAAEETVALAERHPIEADEFAAALLTVAPSADAAIGAVEGRGAGALVRAFLLIGASRPDEAVEAVAGGAPRGVAPEGWAFAQVAAATAAGRWADAERALSALESPRSASQRHALVRSLRAMQRFAAALREVEPLLGPGAGVDMLVRGSELYLGFGRAAEAEALLGRAHALDRYDERVYEGLLSLYQQGSPLENPQRQAAVARELRETIPSSRLLRWLAAQELAQRGLLDEAERALLDLASEGRGTERAVEMLVQVWDAVAQRDGPDALADAEAWVRGRVSERPGNAVLNAALARVLLARGKVDEGVACLAGRRDLSPNLARLHEQVLRSVLGRTDEANGLALTRLFASPPTIDNSLELAGVLAQSGMFAEAVEPVARAVPAGVTLTARQKSSLLAVLAMVGEAATAGGDTDAARAGLAMMDGVLSRGIDLPWPFHRARWGMMDDVPGVPENAFAEAAISLVEAAPDVASIEELIGPPQDGAPAWTLDTARAELAYMLASTLWSTGREEASLAVYRAALRYNPEHAWSSNDLGYFLVERGEDMAEAERLLEQAYRLRPDEASIVDSLGWLRYRQGRFEDWQDDDGTRHEGAISLLRRATQLPSGVENQTLHDHLGDALWAAGRKQEAISAWQRADRWATIALTRLVGEPDSPRQARLREQHARITAKLRAAREGGEPEIAPLFGSPGGGG, via the coding sequence ATGCGATGGGCTGGCTGGAGCGGACGCTCCGCGCGAAGGAATCTGAAGAGGCGTACCTGCTGCTCGAGGCATGGCGGAAGCGCAAGGCGCCGAAGATTGGAACGGCGGAGGGCGCGAAGGCGAAGCGAACGGGAAAGGCACGGGGTTGATCGCGAGAGGACGGACGGAGCGATGACGATGCGGCCGCGCCATCCTGGGTCTCACGCCACGCGGCCGGCCGCGGCCGTCATCGCGGCGCTGCTGCTCGGTGCGGCCGGATTCGCGCCGGGGTGCGCATCGCGCGGGGGACCGGGTGCGACGCGATCGGAGACGGACCGTCAACCGGCGTCGAAGGGCGCGGAGGAGCGGCTTCGCTGGCTCGCGGCCGCGCAGGAACGGCAGCCGAACCGACGCGCCGCATCGCTCGGGCCTCCGCCGGGCATCGACCCGCTGGTGCTTCAGCCGATCGAGCGTGAGAGCGAGTCGTGGCGTCGGGCGATGCTGAGCCACGAGGACGCCGTGCGCGAGGCGGCCTCGTCCGCACGCCCGGTCGAGAGCGTCGAGCCTTCGGCGAGACGCGACGACTCGACGGACGCGCTGCGGCTGTACGCCTCGGGCCGCCAGAGGCTGTTGGACGGCGACGCGGTCGGCGCGGTGCGCGACCTCGAACGGGCGACGATCCTCGACCCCGGCTCGGCGGAGGTGTGGCGTGCGCTGGGCGCGGCGCAGGGCGCGGCGGGCCAGACGAGCGGGGCGATGGCGTCGATGCGAAGGGCGGTTGCGCTCGGGCTGGTGGATGCGCAGGCGTTCGCCGCGCTCGGCCGACACGCGCTGCGCCTGGGCGACGATGCGGACGCGGTCGCGATGCTCTCCCGCGCGCTGGCGTCGAACCCGAACGAGTCGGACCCCGCGCTGCGAACGGTCGTGCTGATCGACCTCGCGGACGCGCTGCACGAGCAGGGCTACCTGTCCGCGAGCGCGGAGGCGGTGCGCCGTGCGATCGAGCAGCCGGAGCGCATCTCCGGCTCGACGGCGTACCGTGCGGAACTGGGCGCGATCGTGCGCCGGGCGGGCGAACTCTGGCGTCGCGTGGGCGACGACGCGTGCAGGCTCGGCGACTTCGATCGTGCGTTGTCGGCGTATCGGCGCGCGGCGGCATCGCCAGCGCTGGACCCCGGCGCCGTCGCGCCGCGCCGCGTGTACGCCTCGCTGCGGCTGGGCCGGTCCGCGGAGGCCGCGCTGGCGATCCTCGAGGAGTTCCGCCACGAGACGGGGCGGACGGACCCTCGCCTGGTGGGGCTTGTTCGGCACGTGGCTTCCGGGGGCGAAGCGGAAGCGCGTCTTCTCGCCGAGGCCATCGGCGAGCAACTGCGTGCGCTCGGCGTGGACGCGCCCGCGAGCCTTGCGGCGCGGCTGGTGCGGGCGAAGGCGGCCGCGTTGCCGCCCGCCGAGGCCCGTCGCGCGCTGCGGGAGCATCTCTCCGTGCGGCCGACGGACGCCGATGCGCTGGACGACCTGCTGCGGCTCGCGTCGGGGCTTCGTGCCGCGGCCGAGGAGACGGTCGCGCTCGCCGAGAGGCACCCCATCGAAGCGGATGAGTTCGCGGCGGCGCTGCTCACCGTGGCGCCGAGCGCGGACGCCGCGATCGGAGCCGTGGAGGGGCGCGGCGCGGGAGCGCTGGTTCGCGCGTTCCTGTTGATCGGCGCCTCGCGGCCGGACGAAGCGGTGGAGGCGGTCGCGGGCGGTGCGCCGCGCGGGGTTGCGCCGGAAGGGTGGGCGTTCGCGCAGGTCGCTGCCGCGACGGCGGCGGGTCGATGGGCGGACGCGGAGCGTGCGCTGAGCGCTCTCGAGTCGCCTCGGTCGGCGTCGCAGCGGCACGCGCTGGTGCGTTCGTTGCGGGCGATGCAGCGGTTCGCGGCCGCGCTGCGCGAGGTGGAGCCGCTGCTCGGCCCCGGGGCCGGGGTGGACATGCTGGTGCGCGGGTCGGAGTTGTACCTCGGGTTCGGGCGTGCGGCGGAGGCCGAGGCCCTGCTCGGGCGTGCGCACGCGCTCGACCGCTACGACGAGCGTGTGTACGAGGGCCTGCTCTCGCTGTACCAGCAGGGCTCGCCGCTGGAGAATCCGCAGCGGCAGGCGGCGGTGGCGCGCGAACTGCGCGAGACGATCCCGTCGAGCCGTCTGCTGCGCTGGCTGGCGGCGCAGGAGTTGGCGCAGCGCGGGCTGCTGGACGAGGCGGAGCGCGCGCTGCTGGACCTTGCCTCCGAGGGCCGCGGCACGGAGCGCGCCGTCGAGATGCTGGTGCAGGTGTGGGACGCGGTCGCGCAGCGCGATGGGCCGGACGCCCTGGCGGACGCGGAGGCGTGGGTGCGCGGGCGAGTGTCGGAGCGTCCCGGCAACGCGGTGCTGAACGCGGCGCTGGCCCGCGTGCTGCTCGCACGGGGGAAGGTCGACGAGGGCGTGGCGTGCCTTGCCGGGCGGCGCGATCTCTCGCCGAACCTGGCGAGGCTGCACGAGCAGGTGCTGCGGTCGGTGCTCGGCCGCACGGACGAGGCGAACGGGCTTGCATTGACGCGGCTGTTCGCCTCGCCGCCGACGATCGACAACTCGCTGGAGCTGGCGGGCGTGCTGGCGCAGTCGGGGATGTTCGCCGAGGCGGTCGAGCCTGTCGCGAGGGCGGTTCCGGCGGGCGTGACGCTGACGGCGCGGCAGAAGTCGTCGCTGCTGGCGGTGCTGGCGATGGTGGGCGAGGCGGCGACGGCCGGGGGCGATACGGACGCGGCCCGGGCCGGGCTGGCGATGATGGACGGCGTGCTTTCGCGCGGGATCGACCTGCCGTGGCCGTTCCATCGGGCGCGGTGGGGCATGATGGACGACGTTCCGGGCGTGCCCGAGAACGCCTTCGCGGAGGCGGCGATCTCGCTGGTCGAGGCCGCGCCGGACGTCGCGTCGATCGAGGAACTGATCGGCCCGCCGCAGGACGGGGCGCCGGCGTGGACGCTCGACACGGCGCGTGCGGAGCTCGCGTACATGCTGGCGAGCACGCTGTGGAGCACGGGGCGGGAGGAGGCGTCGCTGGCCGTGTACCGGGCCGCGCTGCGCTACAACCCCGAGCACGCGTGGTCCAGCAACGACCTCGGCTACTTCCTCGTGGAGCGCGGCGAGGACATGGCCGAGGCGGAGCGGCTGCTGGAGCAGGCGTACCGGCTCAGGCCGGACGAGGCGAGCATCGTCGATTCGCTCGGGTGGCTGCGCTACCGGCAGGGGCGGTTCGAGGACTGGCAGGACGACGACGGCACGCGGCACGAGGGGGCGATCTCGCTGCTGCGCCGGGCGACCCAGCTGCCGTCGGGCGTCGAGAACCAGACGCTGCACGACCACCTGGGCGACGCCCTCTGGGCGGCGGGGCGGAAGCAGGAGGCGATCTCGGCGTGGCAGCGGGCCGACCGCTGGGCGACGATCGCGCTCACGCGGCTCGTGGGGGAGCCGGACTCGCCGCGCCAGGCACGGCTCAGGGAGCAGCACGCGCGGATCACGGCCAAGCTCCGGGCGGCGCGCGAGGGCGGAGAGCCGGAGATCGCGCCGCTCTTCGGATCGCCCGGCGGCGGGGGCTGA
- the infB gene encoding translation initiation factor IF-2, translating to MRVERRLARRVFEIAKDLDINSKAIVAKCRAEGIPEEVIKNHMSTVSAGLEATIREWFTAGEAATAVETTDRVDLDKVRAKPRRRSRKSDGSDDASSGDVSDSTTATLEPSVPAAPEAPRARALPRPAPAAPEAPARAVVPPPTVVERAAAPAEAPAPPSEAARPAASTSAPPAPPAPPAPVVPAPQNVPDRPKVVKPAGPQLQDPARVKLAGPKVVRIEAPEAIEAPRPRSPRTGPPMGGRGVPGPMAGDVMDDRTRSPRRRGDRASKARPATAAPQQPRRKTDSDEWRPGPGHFTEADLAEREARLQRSGGYLKQRRQQAKLRGQTQAGDRPATPAEMGGKVRIAAPFTIKDLSAATGVKAAEIVKKLFLQGIMATINSGIDTERAQEIMIDYDIELEVVESKSAEEKVSAAFEGREMVDERPRGPVVTILGHVDHGKTSLLDRIRKTNVAAGEAGGITQATSAFRVPVHVGDEEKQIVFIDTPGHEAFTEMRARGANVTDIAVLVVAADDGVMPQTVESINHAKAAGVPIVVALNKIDKPEATDANIHRILGQLAEHGLNPTEWGGDTEVVRTSATTGKGVQDLLEVLDYQSQLLELKADFGGPARGTVIEARVLEGRGPVASVLVRDGELKVGDFVVAGRAFGRVRDITDDRGRRLRDAQPPMPVQISGLDELPDAGDAFYCVSSLKQAQDAAEQRKQRDREQQLAQPKVTLDSLFGQMAESEVKEILIVLKADVQGSVDVLRNEIEKVSTAEVKIRVLHAAVGGITESDVLLADASRAVIIGFNVIPSSKARALADAKSVEIRTYQVIYHITEDVRKAAEGMLEPELRQDILGHAEVRQVFKVSRVGAIAGCYVTDGVVERDALVRVTRNGVVIENDRRLSQLKRFKDDAKEVRAGMECGMKIDGYDDIKEGDVLECYKNVEVKRTL from the coding sequence GTGCGAGTGGAGCGACGATTGGCCAGACGCGTATTCGAAATTGCGAAGGACCTCGACATCAACTCCAAGGCGATCGTGGCGAAGTGCCGCGCGGAGGGGATCCCCGAGGAGGTCATCAAGAACCACATGTCCACGGTGTCGGCCGGGCTTGAGGCGACGATCCGTGAGTGGTTCACCGCCGGGGAGGCGGCGACCGCGGTCGAAACGACGGACCGCGTGGACTTGGACAAGGTGCGCGCCAAGCCGCGGCGTCGTTCGCGGAAGTCGGACGGCTCGGACGACGCCTCCTCCGGGGATGTATCGGACTCGACGACGGCGACGCTGGAGCCGAGCGTTCCGGCCGCGCCGGAAGCGCCGCGTGCCCGTGCGCTTCCGAGGCCCGCGCCCGCCGCGCCGGAGGCGCCTGCGCGAGCGGTCGTCCCCCCCCCCACGGTGGTGGAGAGGGCGGCCGCTCCGGCGGAGGCGCCCGCGCCGCCGTCCGAGGCGGCGCGCCCCGCGGCATCGACGTCCGCGCCGCCGGCGCCCCCTGCGCCGCCAGCGCCGGTCGTGCCCGCGCCGCAGAACGTGCCCGACCGTCCGAAGGTGGTGAAGCCCGCGGGTCCGCAGTTGCAGGATCCTGCGCGCGTGAAGCTGGCGGGTCCGAAGGTCGTGCGCATCGAGGCTCCGGAAGCGATCGAGGCGCCGCGTCCGCGAAGCCCGCGCACCGGGCCGCCGATGGGCGGTCGCGGCGTTCCCGGCCCGATGGCGGGCGACGTGATGGACGATCGGACGCGCAGCCCTCGTCGGCGCGGCGACCGGGCGTCCAAGGCACGTCCCGCGACCGCGGCGCCCCAGCAGCCCCGGCGAAAGACGGACTCGGACGAGTGGCGTCCCGGCCCCGGCCACTTCACCGAGGCGGATCTGGCCGAGCGCGAGGCGCGGTTGCAGCGATCGGGCGGCTACCTGAAACAGCGGCGTCAGCAGGCGAAGCTTCGCGGGCAGACGCAGGCGGGGGATCGGCCTGCGACGCCGGCGGAGATGGGGGGGAAGGTCCGGATCGCGGCCCCGTTCACGATCAAGGATCTCTCGGCGGCGACGGGCGTGAAGGCTGCGGAGATCGTCAAGAAGCTCTTCCTGCAGGGCATCATGGCGACGATCAACTCGGGGATCGATACCGAGCGCGCCCAGGAGATCATGATCGACTACGACATCGAGCTCGAGGTCGTCGAGTCGAAGTCGGCGGAGGAGAAGGTCTCCGCGGCGTTCGAGGGCCGCGAGATGGTGGACGAGCGACCGCGCGGCCCGGTCGTCACGATCCTCGGGCACGTGGACCACGGCAAGACGAGCCTGCTGGACCGGATTCGCAAGACGAACGTGGCGGCGGGCGAGGCGGGGGGCATCACGCAGGCGACGAGCGCGTTCCGCGTGCCGGTGCATGTCGGCGATGAGGAGAAGCAGATCGTCTTCATCGACACGCCCGGCCACGAGGCGTTCACGGAGATGCGTGCCCGTGGAGCGAACGTGACGGACATCGCTGTGCTGGTGGTCGCTGCGGACGACGGGGTGATGCCGCAGACGGTGGAGTCGATCAACCACGCGAAGGCGGCGGGCGTGCCGATCGTGGTCGCGCTGAACAAGATCGACAAGCCGGAGGCGACGGACGCGAACATCCACCGCATCCTCGGGCAGCTGGCGGAGCACGGGCTGAACCCGACGGAATGGGGCGGGGACACGGAGGTCGTGCGGACGAGCGCGACGACGGGCAAGGGCGTGCAGGACCTGCTCGAAGTGCTGGATTACCAGTCGCAGTTGCTCGAACTGAAGGCGGACTTCGGCGGCCCTGCGCGGGGGACGGTCATCGAGGCGCGCGTGCTCGAGGGCCGGGGGCCTGTGGCGAGCGTGCTGGTGCGCGACGGCGAGCTGAAGGTCGGCGACTTCGTGGTGGCCGGTCGCGCGTTCGGTCGCGTGCGCGACATCACGGACGACCGCGGTCGGCGTCTGAGGGACGCGCAGCCGCCGATGCCGGTGCAGATTTCGGGGCTGGACGAGCTCCCGGACGCGGGGGACGCCTTCTACTGCGTGTCGTCGCTCAAGCAGGCGCAGGACGCGGCCGAGCAGCGCAAGCAGCGCGACCGCGAGCAGCAGTTGGCGCAGCCGAAGGTCACGCTGGACAGCCTGTTCGGCCAGATGGCGGAGAGCGAGGTCAAGGAGATCCTGATCGTCCTGAAGGCGGACGTGCAGGGTTCGGTGGACGTGCTGCGGAACGAGATCGAGAAGGTCTCGACGGCGGAGGTGAAGATTCGCGTGCTGCACGCGGCCGTGGGCGGCATCACGGAGAGCGACGTGCTGCTGGCGGACGCGTCTCGTGCGGTCATCATCGGGTTCAACGTCATCCCGTCGTCGAAGGCGCGCGCGCTGGCGGACGCCAAGAGCGTCGAGATCCGCACGTACCAGGTGATCTACCACATCACGGAGGACGTGCGCAAGGCGGCGGAGGGCATGCTGGAGCCGGAGCTGCGCCAGGACATCCTGGGGCACGCCGAGGTGCGCCAGGTGTTCAAGGTCTCGCGTGTGGGTGCGATCGCGGGGTGCTACGTCACCGACGGGGTGGTGGAGCGCGACGCGCTGGTCCGTGTTACGCGCAACGGCGTCGTGATCGAGAACGACCGCAGACTCTCGCAGCTCAAGCGGTTCAAGGACGACGCCAAGGAGGTCCGCGCGGGCATGGAGTGCGGCATGAAGATCGACGGGTACGACGACATCAAGGAGGGCGACGTGCTCGAGTGCTACAAGAACGTGGAGGTCAAGAGGACGCTGTAG
- a CDS encoding alpha/beta hydrolase: MGLMLLLFVGLVLLWAATVAWTAWLLTHPPRRTIAWAISRGVPADPSQMPAPRRFGEWTFRTRGLDLPVWDVQGDDPGGPVVVMTYGWSDSRIGALRRLEAVAPVASRVIVWEQEGHGDPHDVPGLCRLGTREPDDLCALLERIDDGGRGPAGVVLFGWSLGAGASIVAAAREGARRRVRAVIAEAPYRFAPTPARNVLRLRGMPWRATLMPAMWLIGVVQRNPPNWGTGRAFDRAAHAARLACPLLVLHGTDDEVSPVRDGREIAAAAPRGRIVEIEGGRHNTLWTDDGQRASAEAAVRAAIGGKG, from the coding sequence GTGGGCTTGATGCTCCTCCTTTTCGTCGGCCTCGTGCTGCTCTGGGCGGCGACGGTCGCCTGGACGGCGTGGCTGCTCACGCACCCGCCGCGGCGGACGATCGCGTGGGCGATCTCGCGCGGCGTGCCCGCGGACCCGTCGCAGATGCCGGCGCCGCGGCGCTTCGGCGAGTGGACCTTCCGCACACGCGGCCTCGACCTGCCGGTGTGGGACGTGCAGGGCGACGACCCCGGCGGGCCGGTTGTGGTGATGACCTACGGCTGGAGCGACTCGCGCATCGGCGCGCTGCGGCGGCTGGAGGCGGTCGCGCCGGTCGCGTCGCGGGTCATCGTGTGGGAGCAGGAGGGGCACGGCGACCCGCACGACGTGCCGGGCCTCTGCCGCCTCGGCACGCGCGAGCCGGACGACCTGTGCGCGCTGCTGGAGCGCATCGACGACGGCGGGCGCGGGCCCGCGGGGGTGGTGCTGTTCGGGTGGTCGCTGGGGGCGGGGGCGTCGATCGTCGCGGCGGCGCGCGAGGGGGCGCGTCGGCGTGTGCGGGCCGTCATCGCCGAGGCCCCCTACCGCTTCGCGCCGACGCCCGCGCGCAACGTGCTCCGCCTGCGCGGGATGCCGTGGCGGGCGACGCTGATGCCGGCGATGTGGCTGATCGGCGTGGTGCAGCGGAACCCGCCGAACTGGGGCACGGGCCGCGCCTTCGACCGCGCCGCCCACGCCGCCCGCCTCGCCTGCCCGCTGCTCGTGCTGCACGGCACGGACGACGAGGTCAGCCCGGTGCGCGACGGCCGCGAGATCGCCGCCGCGGCCCCGCGCGGACGGATCGTCGAGATCGAGGGGGGGAGGCACAACACGCTGTGGACGGACGATGGGCAGAGGGCGAGCGCGGAGGCCGCGGTGCGGGCGGCGATCGGCGGGAAGGGTTGA
- a CDS encoding restriction endonuclease yields the protein MRIVGRYSFKDGERIVTREYAPLLREIEAAIGAVDAALYKTKESLEKTMAGKMLFNPISINRAFKEQFGSRGWVPIRVRCDYSTEHYVAGYEPKALNAGAFREMDFVKDELGVEVQFGKYAFMVYNVCAKMTIFKNLAHIKAGVEIVPVKAFADEMSSGVSYFEQFVWDLNARGVADIDVPVLILGIDA from the coding sequence GTGAGAATCGTCGGCCGGTACTCATTCAAGGACGGAGAGCGCATCGTGACGCGGGAGTATGCGCCCCTGCTCCGCGAAATCGAGGCGGCGATCGGCGCGGTCGATGCAGCACTATACAAGACCAAGGAGAGCCTCGAGAAAACGATGGCGGGGAAGATGCTCTTCAACCCGATCTCCATCAACAGGGCCTTCAAGGAGCAGTTCGGATCGCGCGGATGGGTTCCGATCCGCGTGCGATGCGACTACTCGACGGAGCATTACGTCGCGGGCTACGAACCCAAAGCGCTCAACGCCGGCGCATTCCGCGAGATGGACTTCGTCAAGGACGAACTCGGCGTCGAGGTTCAGTTTGGCAAGTACGCCTTCATGGTTTACAACGTCTGCGCCAAGATGACCATCTTCAAGAACCTCGCCCACATCAAGGCGGGGGTCGAGATCGTGCCGGTCAAGGCGTTCGCAGACGAGATGTCCAGTGGTGTGTCGTACTTCGAGCAGTTCGTGTGGGACTTGAACGCGCGGGGGGTAGCGGATATCGACGTGCCCGTGTTGATCCTGGGGATAGACGCTTGA